Genomic DNA from Flavobacterium sp. N502540:
TGCGTAATGTTCTGAATAGAAAACAATTCACGGTTACTTTTAATGAAAGTTTTAGAGAGGTGATTTCGAATTGTCAAAAAATAAAACGTGAAGGACAAGACGGAACTTGGATTTCAAACGAAATGATTGATGCCTATTGTAAACTTAACGAGCAGGGAATTGCAAAATCTGTCGAGGTTTGGCAGGATGACGTTCTCGTTGGAGGTTTGTATGGGATCGATTTGGGTCATGTTTTCTGTGGAGAAAGTATGTTTTCGAAAGTATCGAATGCATCAAAAGTAGCTTTCATAGCTTTGGTAAATTATTTAAAAGAAGGAAATTACAAACTTTTGGATTGTCAGGTTTACAATTCCCATTTAGAAAGTTTAGGCTGTCGTGAGATTGATCGCGAGGAGTTTATAGCTATCTTAAAAAAGGAATGAAAGAATCTACTTCAACTTATGTAAAGGATTTTATGAGGACGAGAGGGTTGGTTAGAAATTAAGTTTGGTAAAATTCCAGTTTATCGTATTAAAAAGTACCAGTTCATTGTTTAAAGTTGGTAATTCTAAAATTATTTTGAGCGTTTCATGCGCCATCATCGTGCCAATAATTCCGGGTAATGTTCCTAAAACACCATTGAGATTGCAATTCGGAACATCCTTCGGATCCGGCATCTCGGGAAATAAATCACGTAAATTTTTACTGCCCTTATGGTTAAAAACGGCAATTTGCCCTTCAAACTTTAAGATACTACCGTAGACCAAAGTTTTTTGCAGCGCCACACAGGTATCATTTACCAAATAACGTGTTGTGAAATTATCCGAACCATCGACTACAATATCGTATTGTTCAATAACCTGTCGGGCATTTTCCGGAGTTAATTTTTCGACTATGGCTTCGACTTTTATTAATGGATTGAGTTCCGAAACCTCTTCTTTTGCAACAACAGCTTTAAGTTGACCAAGTTCTTTTTCGGTATATAAAATTTGTCGGTGAAGATTATGGATTTCGATAGTGTCAAAGTCCATAATACCAATAAAACCAACTCCCGCTGTGGCGATATACTGTAAAATGGGACACCCTAAACCGCCGGCACCAATTACTAAAACTCTGGCCTTTTTGAGTTTCTCCTGACCTTCGTCACCAATTTCGGGAAGAATGGTTTGCCTGTTATAACGTAGAAATTCCTGTATAATACTCATTTATTGTGAAATGTGATTTGTGATTTGTAAAATGTGGTTTGTAAAACCTGAAACTTGAAACCTGAAACCTGAAACCTGAAACCTGAAACTTGAAACTTGAAACTTGAAACTTGAAACTTGAAACTTGAAACTTGAAACTTTAAATTTGTAGACTAAAACTTTTGTCCCAGTCTTTCCAGACGGGTTCGTAGCCTGAATTTGTTATAATTTGCGCAATTTCTTTGGCAGAACGTTCGTCGCTGATTTCGAATTGCTCCAGAGATTGCGGATCAACAACATAACCACCGGGATTGGTTTTCGAGCCTGCACTCATACTGGTCACACCGAT
This window encodes:
- a CDS encoding HesA/MoeB/ThiF family protein, giving the protein MSIIQEFLRYNRQTILPEIGDEGQEKLKKARVLVIGAGGLGCPILQYIATAGVGFIGIMDFDTIEIHNLHRQILYTEKELGQLKAVVAKEEVSELNPLIKVEAIVEKLTPENARQVIEQYDIVVDGSDNFTTRYLVNDTCVALQKTLVYGSILKFEGQIAVFNHKGSKNLRDLFPEMPDPKDVPNCNLNGVLGTLPGIIGTMMAHETLKIILELPTLNNELVLFNTINWNFTKLNF
- the aat gene encoding leucyl/phenylalanyl-tRNA--protein transferase, which encodes MYYVFNDLFFPPVSEADEEGILAIGGDLDPERLKLAYQSGIFPWFNEGEPILWWSPDPRMVLFLEELIVSKSMRNVLNRKQFTVTFNESFREVISNCQKIKREGQDGTWISNEMIDAYCKLNEQGIAKSVEVWQDDVLVGGLYGIDLGHVFCGESMFSKVSNASKVAFIALVNYLKEGNYKLLDCQVYNSHLESLGCREIDREEFIAILKKE